GGGGATGGATCTTGAGTCGATATTTCGATATAAAGCTATGCTAAAAATTCTGATATTctgataaaaacaaattgaatgctCTACAATAGTTCTATGGTTCCTAAGGTTATTTACGTTTCTGATCGAAGAAATCTCTGGGTAGGTATGCCTTACTtatgaataataattaatagtaattgaaattataattaacaataattataattactcATCAATTAAGTTCCCATTCCTGTTCTCGAACACAAACCAAACACAGACGGTTCTCAAAAAGTTGTTGCTATCAAATTTCTTGGGTAAATAGGCCGATATATAATAGTTGCTATCTAAGAGCTTATCAACTGcacgttaaaaaaaaaaataaaaacagaatcAATTGGCTCTCAAGCTATAAAGTATTCATTGTCTAAATTCGTAGCTGTCTAGCAgttaatatacatacttaGGGATATCTAATCTATTTGAGGGTAACTAACTTGAATGCAAAACAATTGTGCTCTATTTATTTGCAATGGATTCGGGGTATACGAGTTTCGGTTGGTTGCTTAAACTTGTTAGGTTAAGGttaagttttaaatatgagaatatatcaagatttttgttttgtagaAAACAACACAGCCATGCACTCGCCTGGGATTCAAACCGGGAACCTTCTATTATAACTATTCAATGAGGAAAGAAACTTTTTGCTGTTGAGGTCCTAAAGTAGAAGGTATCTCCTGAGTAAAGCTCATGACAGAAACTAAGCGCAAGTCGAGCTAAAAGACAACTAAATTGATCAAGCGGTGTCTAAGGTAAGCGTTCCGATAATAAAAGAAGacaaatatgttttatctGTGGCGTAATGTTAACCAAGTCGCCGGCGGAGTCGGGTATATATCTAGCTGGGCTGATAAAATATCATACGCTGTCTAGATGTTACAATTGAGTTATTGGCACGGAATCCGAATTGGAATCGGAATCGGAATCGGTTTTTCCAAGCTGTGTAATCTCTTGTGGCTGGTCACAAAGTTCGGTGTTTGTGATAAGTGATTCGCATTGGAATTGCTTcgcatattattttgttatgtttgttttttattttttatttattgttgtgttTACTTATAAATATGCCCATAGACTGCGGCTGTATATGTACCTTTATGGTCTCGAGTCGTTACGGTCAAGTACGTGTTTTGCGATAGATTTGGCTTTTACAATGCGCGCCCCGGGCCACTCGAAAGTCCGCTTATCGGACCATCAAATAGACTTGTACCCCAACCGCCGCCTGGTAGCCCCTCCCTCCATCGTGTATGACGCTTGACAACAAGAGAGGCTGAGCAAGCGCGGCGTgcggaaaatggaaaattgttATGGAAAAAATAAGGCGGGCTGGCGCCTAACGAATCATTTTCATCGGCTGTGAAGTGGGTCACGCGATTGGGAGAGGGAGAAAgggagcaagagagagagagagagagagagagagagagagagagagagagagggagagcgagagagagaaagagagagagggagagcgagaaagCGAGATCGAGTGACAGGTAAATTGTATGAGTATTTAATTGGTTTGGGTCTGTGATACCTTTGCATCTTCCAGATATCCTTGGATATGGTCGAGATCTTGTTGCCGcccaaatacaaatatttgagcTGGCGCAGCTCGGTGACCTGCTCAGGAAAGTGGAGCAGCTGATTGCCGCTCAAGTTGAGCTCCTTCAGCGTGGAGGTGCCAACGGCGGCGCCATGCCCATTGGCCAACTGTTTGCTGAGCAGCGATTTGGGCAGCGACGAGTTGGTCAACAGATTGTTTTTGGCTATCAACGTGACCAGCGGCAGCTGGCAAATGGCCTCCGGCAGCTGGGTGAGGGCATTGGAGCTAAGATCAAGTACCTTCAGATTGCTGAACTGCTGCAGCATGCGCGGCAGCAACACCAGCCGATTGTGGTTCAGCAGCAGCGTCTCGATGTCCCCGCTCGTCTTGAGCAGCCCCTTGTGCGGCGAGCTCAGATGATCCTCCAGCGTGCCCACATCCAAGTTCATGCGCCCGAAATCGATGGTCTTCTGTTCGCGCGAGTCCGTGTCCGAGCTGTCCGACGTATAGAGCTCCATCTCTGATCAATTCACAACTGGCTCAACGCGTCTATCAATGCGCCAATATGTTCctttacttatatatatatatcaaaatatatatataaatatatatatatatataaatatgtgtgcgtgtgtttgtcgGTATGTTTTGTTATTCAACCGCTTCTATAAGCTGCCTATGGCTGTCCCTGTTGCTATTGTCGCTGTCTCTGCTTTTTCTGTGGGTGCGCACGATCGCATCGCTTTTGGTTTAGCCAGCCGGGGACTGCCGCGCAAATCGAATGAAATCAAATCgaacggcaacaaaaataacaataacaatagcaataacaataacaataacagcaacaaaaattgtgaaattaaCTATATCAATTGGAAGAGTCGAACGAGACGCGCGTCTGCCACCAGCACCAGAGCCAAGCGATGACTGAGAACTGGCACCCGCTTCCAGTTCGGCGCCTCGACTGATCAGCCGTCGCGATGCCGATTGCGGACTTCGTTGCGCACGAGGCGCAAcaggcgtatgcgtaatatatatacacacacacactcacacacccgGACAAGCACAGGCGCACACAAACGGCTAAGCACGAGCTGGAACACGGAGCTGGACTCCGGCTGGTATTCGGGACCCACGCGCGGCCAAAGTTAAGCGCCCGAATGACGTGGGTCAATCGAGCACTTTCCCAAATCTGACTCTGTCTAAGCTGCAGTTGATTCACCAAATGACCTCTGAACCCTGACGTCAGCAATCAACCAGATAACTAGCAGAGTACCAGCTGTTGAGCATTCAAAATTCACAAATCTATCGAAGAACTCTACGCATACTGTGTGCATTTGCgtcaaacaaatgaaatgaatacaTTTGTAAGCATCAAATACTTGTTTCTACGCTTATTATAACTCAATTAATTGGGGCATAACACAAGTGTTCAGTCTTTAGACTAGTGAGAGGCACCGCTTATTTCTCTAAAACACAGTCAAGCATTCAGCTAGACATTCCCAAAACATTTGCAGCATTCTAGAGTTATTTGAATACATTTGTTAGCAACAAGTACCCGAATGTACGCATATTTCAAGAGCTACCCATGAGTCAAGTAATTGAGtcatattacaaatatttaggCTTATTTCTCTAAGGCACAGTCAAGCTTTCAGCGAGCCattcaaaacatttgcaatattttaaagTTATTTGGGTTTTGCGTTTTACTTTAAGGGCGCTTCCCTTTTGCTAATATATTAATTTCCACAAATAATCGAGTAAGAAAGATTCGAATCGTGAAGCGAACCAgcgaaaattgtaaattgaagAAACTACAAATTGGAAATGTTTTATTATAAGTAAGTATTTCAAGTGCCAATAAAAACGTTTAAAGaataagtattttttattataagaAAATCAacttgcaaattaaaatcaaaatataaatttatgaacAACAATCGAGAGAAAAAACAATCTTAATacccatataaatataagattattaaattatggttaccaataaaataataagtgtttatattatttttataaatattttcgtaGGTCAGTTTTAAGCCAATTCGATTTAATTAGAAAACGATCCCATTTGCCGTGAAGTGCACGGAAAAGGGTGCAAATGGAGTGCAAGCATGATATCATCCTTTGCCATGTTGATTGATATTGTGTGATTCACAGATCAGGCGACTTGATGGGTGGCTAGTTGGCTAGTTGGCTAGTTAACTGGTTGGTTGTGTCATGCCATCATTTATGATCCCAAGTTATCAACGCCCCATTTGGAGCACTCCAAATGCCAGCGAGGAAGTTATCAAACGGCCCACTTGAGGCCAGGCGCTGTTTAATTGGcgtgcacacacaaacacacacgcacacaaacacactatcaccagtgttgccaactttcGCTGTAAAAAAAGCTCAAGACTGCTAAAAGCAGCTGAATGCTAGAAAGGCAAAGAGCAGCCTCCATTGCAGCTGCTCTTCACGCAGCTGGAAAGATTCAGCTCCTTGTCTTGTCAGTGCATCCAAGCTCTCAATTATGCTCTTTTGTGGCCAAGCAAGTTCTTGATTCTTATATAGCAATAAATTATGGCATGCGGTGCTTCAAGTCTGCATGTGAAACAAGCCCTCGTTGGTGGCACTATTTCAAAGAACAAATCAGCGCATTTAGtaaaaattacgtatacgttcAGTTAGCGATGACAAAAACCTGACATTTTGTTATCGATAGAcgataaataagtaaatagtAGAAACGAATCAAATGTGCTAAATAACAATAGGTATTGAGTGTCAAAAAATGGATTGAATTGCTTAAAAAAAGACATATAAAAAATGGCTAAATCTGTTTGAAAAAAAGCCAAAGTTGCGGGCAGCTGCATGACCATCGCTTGACCATCTCTGAAAATTGCCAAAGTTGGCTAGAAACTAGCTGAACTGCCAGCGCTGACTGTTggtttgtacattttttagcAGCTGAtatggctgttgttgttgttgctattgttgttgttgctttgtacTTAAGTGCGTCTAATCAAAGGTGCCGCACCCCCTCCGCTGGTCTGGTTGTCCCCTGGCTGGCGGGGTCTACTTCTGCGTCTCTGGGCCGGGCAGCTGGACACATCTGGGGtgcaaaattgtttattatcgCGTCATTggacctttttttttattttattttattataccctgaacccattagaaatgggtataagggtatattgtatttgtgcaaaatccaaatgtatgtaacaggcagaaggaagcatctccgaccccataaatatattcttgattagcatcaatagccgagtcgatctagccatgtccgtctgtctgtccgtccgtccgtccgtccgtatgtatgaacgcaaggatcttagaacatataagagctatagacttgaaattttagatgtaggtgcatctctcgggtaatagctccgctcggagatatgatgttccaaaacgacagaacgccgcgcggagatatgaccttccaaatcatcacgttttttcaaaatagaggtcggtgcgaaaatcaaaactttttcgatgattttttttaatatctcgggtaatagctccgcgcggagatatgacgttccaaaacgacataatatctcgaataatagctccgcgcggagatatggcgtgccaaaacgacataatatctcggatgacggctccgcgcggtgatatgacgttccaaaacgacagaactccgcgcgaaacaataagagctatagactagAAAGAGCTATAGAGCTAtagaaattttatatataagtgctcctagtgcctgcgcggatcgagtttgtttccgataatcgataacttactccgtctccacacaatcgataaaaatcgatatcgatattctggtttttgggcaatttcggtaaataataagagctagagtcacaaaacatgatatgttgcttcttaaatagaatatatatatgcatttgatgttggaagaagagggttcagggtatcccctagtcgggagctccctagaactagaacctcttacttgttttatattattattatatttgctcttgttgttggtgttgttgttgtttctgttgccgtggctattattattattgttttgttgttgtctctgtCGGCGACGTTTGCTGATAAGCAACaaaccaaaaatacacaaatacacaaatacgCGCAAACGCGATCTACGCGACTTTGCCAGCGATCAGTTGGCGATTTATTCATACGTACATACAGACCGAATATATACAGACCGATTTTGAGGCATATCAATACAATTATCAGATGGAATTGTTGCAATTTATGAGCAGCTGGCTTTCCAAGTACCATGTACCAAGCACCAGGGCCAGTGGCGGCCGTTTGTCTCTGTCATTGGGGTGGCAATTGCCAATTGTTTGCTGTGCGCGGCTAAAGTCGCGCGCGTTTTTTGCGCACGTATTTTCGTATAATTTATGCCCCGGCTGCCGTCagttgtatgcgtgtgtgtgtgtgtgtgtgtgtatggctgTGTGTGGTCCTTATCACACCTAAATAAATGTgccatcaaaattaaaaattccatatataaatagcaacaacaacaatagctgaGCTAACGATTAAAACAGCGACGGGACAATTTAGTCGTTGTCTTGTGAAATTGCTGCATAcgggaaaaaaacaaaagcacacacacacacacaggcacaaagGGTCGAGGCACATGTTGATAATTAATTTtccaatattttatatactaaATATGTGCTTATGTGTGCATCAGAGCTGCGTTGCTTTAGAACCTGGTtaaataatcaatttggcaaatcTATTATCATCTATCTGTCGCGTCGTCTTCCATTTGGCTGAAAGTCGGGACACGTCTTTAGACGGGCGCCACATTCGCGATAGCCCTCGAACTAGTGTTTAGTCTATTTACCTAAAGAATATCAAGTTCATtttcaatatacatatatatgctcagCTGCAGTTGGACCAAGATCTGTCTGCCCTGTAAAATCAATATTCATATTAACTTTGAGCTTAGAAATATTTCTTCTATGAAGCTGGTCCCTACCTTATTTCATTGATATGTGATTCCATCCGGCGACTTATGTAAGCGGCTACTATCCGGCTTTACCCGGCTCAGGACCTTGTTCTTCAAATCTTGGGAATAAACGGCGCGGTGGTGGCTGCCCGCATCTTCTTTTGATCGAGCTAGGCATATTGAGTTTTTATGTTATACACTTACAATTTAAAACGTCAATCAGGTTTTTTGAGCTCGTACGGATCACTATTATAAATCCTATTCTAAAGTTTGCAAGGAGTAACAcaaaatttatcaaaatatgGGTCTGTTCTGAAACCAAAATGATTCCAATCTGTTCTATAAAGTCCAGAATGGTATATCTTTCCAAGATCGAACTTCTATTAGCAGAGTTATGgacatttgaaattttttgaaaaatgtttaaaattcgAATATCTTGGGAAAATAAAATCAGATATTGAAGTGATATACCTCTTTGAACTCGTAAGGACCACGACTATCGATTGCCATTCAAAAACTCCAATTCTATAGATTTATCAAATTCATgaaaaatggcaaggggttacatcacaaTTTTCGCTGAAATTGCGTTTGTTctgaaatcaaaaattgttgatTCCATTCTGTTCTATAAAGTTCCACGAGTCCAGAATGGTATATCTTTTCAAGATCGGACTTCAATTAACGGAGTTATGgacatttgaaatattttgaaaaatgtttaaaatttgaatatctcgggaaaaTAAAATCAGATATTGAAGTGATATATCTTTTTGATTCGTACGGATCATGACCATCGATTGGCATGAAACATGATTGTCTTAATTTTGAGGATTTCTTCAGCTATTGCCAACTTTAAAACGGTAGCgattaacattattatttgctATGCCCAAGAGTATGCTACTGCAAATATAATCTATTGTGAATTACAACTTCAACTGTTGACAATATAAAAATTAGATCAACTGCCGTAAGGTATGCTACAATTTTTATGATTACATTGAAATTGATTACAAAGTAACAAATTGTACAACttccattattattgttttattattcattaaataattGCCTTGTGGTTTGCTATATTTTACAAagtatacataaaaaaaaaaacaaaaaaaagtacgATTTCCAATAGCAGTTGTTGGTTTTAGttgtacataaatattaaagttaAACGTTAATATTATTacgttatatatatgtaaataaatgtgttaGAGTTTGTGTTGTATTTTTTAACCCTTCCAAGTAAAAAAACAGCTATAAATGCCttggtgtgtgagtgtgtgtgagtgtgtgttggtAAGTGTATGTGCTCTATTAAAATTGtgattgttttgttgttgcagtaaTTGGTCGTAGGATTGATATATGGCTTATAGATCGTAGATGTATTTCTAGCTGGATTGCAAACTGTTTTTCAAGAGTGCAATACACGCATTGGTGTCtaaatgtgtctgtgtgtgtgaatgtgtatgtgaatgtgtatgtgtgtctgtgtaggTGTTTCCTCTAGAATAATTGGCCTTGTGCTATAACTTTGGCCCACTACGcactacatatatgtatatctatatggtatatatagtTGTATACatagtttatatatgtttatattcgtatatttattagcaaaaaaaaaaatttgattgcgtgagtgtgtgttctCATTACGATattcatgatgatgatggtgatgatgatggtgatgatgatggtgatgatgatggaTGATGGATGATGGTGTCGTTGGCGATggatgagaaaaaaaaaaccgctcTTAACTGAATactgtttttgtttagtaCACATTAGATGTATTAGCGTTAATTAGCTTTACTTACAGGCTACTAAGTATATTttaatgtaataataataaattattaatcaAATATGCTTGTTAGTGAGCAAGATGGGGCCGTTGGGCACGGGCAGGGGCGGGAGCGGGGCCGAGGGCGAGGGCGAGAGCGAGGGCGAGAGCGAGGGCGGGGTCATGGTCGCTGGGATGctggcggcaacaacaaacaccaTCAATGACTGCCCGGCTGGGCGGCTGTCGGCCAGGCAATCTTGGCATCGATACGCTTATAGGCGAGCATGCAGTGCTTGCCCTTGGCAGCGAGTCGGGCATCCTGCGGGCACTCGGCATCGGTGAGCAGCGTCTCCTCGCCATCGACTAGCTTGAAGAGCGCATAGTCCTGCGGATTGGTAATGCGCGCCTTGTGCGCTATAATGCGGCACACCTCGCGCGTCGTCGTGTGCGGCCGCACCGGCAGAGTTCGCGTCTGCAGCGATCCATTGCACTCGTCCGGTATGATGACTCGCAGCACGCTCGAGCAGGCCGGCAAGCAGCTGGAGCGCCACtaaacgagagagagagagggagatgaGGGtatgttgcagttgttgctattaGATTGGATGGGTGGGCCACTTACGTCCAGGGAGCCACTGCCGCTTTCACCCTCAGAGGCCATGAACGTCTTGAGCACCTGAACGGCGCTGCAGAGTGCGGTTAGATAGTAGCCGGGCTCACCGTTGAGCAGAGTCGGCTGGAGCAGTCCCCACATGAACTCGGCCTCGATTTCGGCGCCGACAAAGCCGCACTTGGCCACCACATAGACCAGCACGGGCAGAAAATCATCGGCGCCCAGTTGCTGGCCGCGCGGGCAGCCCGTCGCATCGAACACGGTCGAGATGACGCACAGAAAGAGCTCCAGTTTGTCCAGCGGCAACTCCGCCTCCTGCAGCTTCCACAGCAGATTGGCAATGAGACGCAGTGCTGTCTGTGATGGCGGCGTCACTGTGGCACGTATGCCAAAATCCGTGGCATCCCGTTCGCAGGCATAGCGCACATTCTGGGCCAGCAGCTGGATGTCCTCGCTGCGCTTGTAGTAGTCCACAAAGATGCCATAGAGATGCTCGCGCAGCGGCAGCACCACCAGCTGATGCATCACCGTTTCCAGCATGGCATCCAGATTGAGAAACTCATCGGATTTGAGGCGCGCTCGCGCCGACTCCAGCTCGGCATGGAACTTGCCCTCACCATGCTTAACCAGATAGTTTTTCATGCCGCTCATGAACTGGCGCATGTTGCGCATCACCACCTGGGGCGCCGCCTCCCTGGACTCCTTGGTGCAGCTGATGAAGTTCTCGATGTTGCGGGCAAATGTGGAGCTCGGATCTTGGGCCAGCTGCAGTGTATATGCACGCAGCGAGTCGCCAGGTCCCACGCTCTGTACGTTGATCTTGTTGCGGGGATGGCCTGCAAAGAGAGAATGGAAATGGGAATGGATTAAATACGGATAGCGGATAGGCAAGATAGTTGTTATAGATGGTGCATCTGGTTGTGTAACAGCTGCCCGATGACAGCCAATTTCCGGACAATGCCCAGCTAATCCTCTCCAGCTTCTTACCGATTAATAGCCTACATAGCAGTCGGAGCAAACAGATGAATGGCGTGCAGCAGCCGGGATACGCTTGGGTGCGCTTCTCATCGGCACACTCGCAGCCACGGCGATAGCGTCGATAGAGACGACGGCTTTGCGCCTGGAGCGCCAGCCCCAATGCCTGACACTCGACAATGTGCGTCATATTGAGCAGTATGTTGCCCTGCTCGTCGAGGTGAAAGAACTGCTTGATATCATAATGATCACAGGTATTACGCTCGCCGGGATGGCATGCATCCAGGCTGCTCGAGCCAATGGTGCTCAGCTCCGGATTGGGGCATTTACCGATGGCGCCCATTATGGAGCCGGCGAGCGCTTCAGTCTTCAGTTGCTTGCGATTGATGCGGCAGTCTTTGAGCACCTGTTGCGGACAGGTGGCCGTCGTTGTGGCTCGTATTGTTGCCGTTGTGGTTCCCGTTGCAGTCGTCGCTGTTGTCGAAACGGAGCCAATGCTCGAgaggctgctgctggcatATTTGGACTTCTTGCACAGCACCGagctctgcagcagctggctgTTCTCGCCCTCGGCGCTGGGCGGCACAATGCCCGTCTGTATGTTGTCCACGAAGAGCAGCTCCAGAAACTTGCGTTTACGGCGCACCGCAGGCGGAGATCTTGCCGAGCAGTTGGCTAGCTTATCCGTGCTGCTgtcgcagccgctgccgctgctgctgctattgatgatggtgatggtgTGAgtgcgctgctgcagcagctcctcctcgAAGTCGGCCGAAAAGAAATTCTCCTGCTGCGGATGCTCGACAATCTCCCACTCGGCCATAAAGCTAAGGAACATGGCCTCCTCCTTGTAGTGCTGCACATGAACCGGATCGTGAAAGAACTCCTCCGGCTCGAGGCGCTCGATGCGCTGCTCGTCCAGGCTGCTCAGCGATTTCGACATATCCATTTGTGTTGGGCAGCTGTTGGCATTATTGGGAACGGCCATGCCGCGCTGCGGGCGGTTCGCGGGGTGTGCGCGCGACGATCTTCTGAACCAGCTCATGATAAATTCTGTAGCGATTTTTGCCAGCTAAAACGAATTGGCGAAAACGCAAGTTTCTCATCGGCACACGCTGCGGATGGGCTGttcttcttgctgctgctgtggctgttatCGATCGATAAAACGTTATCGTCgatcgatatatatttatatttttttgttatcgcTGATTGATTGGCGGTTGCAAAAATGTTTCCGTTGCGTGTTGTTGCTCTAAACGCGGCCAATGCAAAACTAATGCTGAACTTCATACGCATTAGTTTATAAGACTGCAACAACGATAACGACGACTGCGCTGCGCCGACGCTGACGTCGAAGTCGaagtcgacgtcgacgtcgtcgttgccgtcgccgtcgacAGTGACAAAAAGATAGCAACTAGCGCGACGTCAACTGCGCAGCTGCGGCCTAAATTGCGAGACGCAGCGACCTCAATTTGCCTAAACCCCCCGTCCGACCCGCCCGTTGCCGCCTACCTGCCCAGGTtgaggttgtttttttttttttttgttgggctGCTGTTGATCTGGGCAACACACTCGGGAATTTCCGGGATTGCGCCGACGTCGGCGTTACCTGCGTCCGATCTTTGCGCAAGTCCTAAGCTGAGCCAGTCATAGCTTTATCAGGCTGAGCTCGGGCGCAAGCAAAACTGTGTCAAGAGGAAATTGCCACTGAGTCAGCGGCAAGTGGGAAAAGTGGGCTGTGCAttggcagaggcagaggcagagggaCGGCAAAGCCAAGACTCAGGCTTGAGGCGTCAAATCTATACACTAGGATAGAAAAACACAAATCATTCAAGACGATAATAGCACGTGTGCAAAAAGGCCTGAACAGGTAAGTAGTCAGTATTTCAGCAGGGGTTGCGACTGAGAGCTGGGTTTCGATGTGGACTCGAGAGCGGCGCGGTACGCAAGGCTGTTGAGATAAAGAGTTGATTCATAGCTGAGAGTCGAGAGCTAAAAGCACAGCTGGAAAACTGCATTCAATTACACACAtcaaaaagagagagagagagagcgagagagagagagagagagcgagataaCTCTCTTAAGACAATCTGTCTAAGACAACAATGAAAGACTCCTCGCGCCATGATCTATGAGAGATTCCCGCCTAATGCAATTGCACCTCATGATTGCATCAGCTTTTCAAAGCCTAAACTCAACTTGAGGAATTGGTTTGAAatctattttatttctatattttttttttttactgctgCGCAATTCGGAAGAACCTTTGGAGCAGAGGCCTACGTGAAGGTGcttgtgtgcgtctgtgtgcaCAGGAAGTGCGCCCTGAGACTCGACATAAAGTTATTTCATTATCTATTAGACTTATTTATGATTGGCCAGGGTAAAATACACATAATATGGACTATGTACTGAACGCTTgtaattctcaacaagttaaAGGGGGAGGGAAGACAAGGCTTTTGCGATTCCCGTCAGCAAAGAGTTTACCCCTAATTGAACCCGAACCAGTCGGTTTTTTATAAGAAACCCATAGCCTATATATGAAACTGGCTGCGAATCGAACTTGCTCTCTggatttcacatttttcaagGCCCCCTTTTCCGgttataaatataatcaaGTTATATCGGAGCACCATTAAATGCTAGGTAAAAAGCAAAGCTGATAGAAGCCAAAACATGATTAAATACTGTGCAATCGTTAAGGGGGAAACATAATCTAGCGTAGCGAGTTACTCATTTCGATACAAATACAAGCTGACAATGTTTGAAAAATAGCCCAAAGTAACAATATTCATTCACGATGAGTAGTGTTGTAAAGCACCGGGCATATCTTACAGCTGCCACAACTATTGAACGTGCTTAATCATACAGGCTGGCTGGACTTTTTGCTAGAGCAACACACGACTTGTGCCTAAGATACAAAACTAGtcttgcatatattttttccaTAAAAGCCATGGGCAGTGTTGTCAAGCACCGGGCTGCAAAGGCGGCAGCTGGTTGAACTTCCAAATACACTATATATATGGTAGAGACAGCTTTGATTTCTGTTAGAACGACAGAATAGAGTCTGGACTACGAACCTAGGCCTGTTTCTTTCCTTTAAAAGCCATTAGTAGTGTTGTAAGACACCGAACATATCTCAATTAGCTGAATACTCTTGTTTCGTACGCGCTGCGAGCCTTGTCCCGCTATTAAAAGCCAGGTGTAGTGTTGTAAAGCAACGAACATAACTTAGTGCGGAAGCTGGTTGAACTACTCACTACGCTATATATCTCGTAGAGTCTGCTTTAATTTTCTGCAAAAACTATCCAGGACTTGGGCCTGAATATCTTACAGCAATCCTTGGCCTTCTTTCTATACAAGCCTTACTTAGCTCTTTCTCGTTGTGTCCGAATAGGGCTATTACAACATCTGGCTAGTAGCTATTGTGGGATCCGAGCAGACAGCCTCGTTTTGCAGTTAGTTTAATTGGTGGCGTTTTTATCTTAATTAGCGGCTATTTTCCAACTTAAGGGTATTCAAGGTGACCTTGGGCCTATTTTTATTGactttgttttactttttattttgttttttagacAAGTTCAGCGAACCGTCTTCTACAGCCGTTTGCTTATCCAGAGTTGTGCTTATCGCCGAAACGCTTGACAA
This window of the Drosophila virilis strain 15010-1051.87 chromosome X, Dvir_AGI_RSII-ME, whole genome shotgun sequence genome carries:
- the spri gene encoding protein sprint isoform X6; translated protein: MSWFRRSSRAHPANRPQRGMAVPNNANSCPTQMDMSKSLSSLDEQRIERLEPEEFFHDPVHVQHYKEEAMFLSFMAEWEIVEHPQQENFFSADFEEELLQQRTHTITIINSSSSGSGCDSSTDKLANCSARSPPAVRRKRKFLELLFVDNIQTGIVPPSAEGENSQLLQSSVLCKKSKYASSSLSSIGSVSTTATTATGTTTATIRATTTATCPQQVLKDCRINRKQLKTEALAGSIMGAIGKCPNPELSTIGSSSLDACHPGERNTCDHYDIKQFFHLDEQGNILLNMTHIVECQALGLALQAQSRRLYRRYRRGCECADEKRTQAYPGCCTPFICLLRLLCRLLIGHPRNKINVQSVGPGDSLRAYTLQLAQDPSSTFARNIENFISCTKESREAAPQVVMRNMRQFMSGMKNYLVKHGEGKFHAELESARARLKSDEFLNLDAMLETVMHQLVVLPLREHLYGIFVDYYKRSEDIQLLAQNVRYACERDATDFGIRATVTPPSQTALRLIANLLWKLQEAELPLDKLELFLCVISTVFDATGCPRGQQLGADDFLPVLVYVVAKCGFVGAEIEAEFMWGLLQPTLLNGEPGYYLTALCSAVQVLKTFMASEGESGSGSLDWRSSCLPACSSVLRVIIPDECNGSLQTRTLPVRPHTTTREVCRIIAHKARITNPQDYALFKLVDGEETLLTDAECPQDARLAAKGKHCMLAYKRIDAKIAWPTAAQPGSH